One part of the Vitis riparia cultivar Riparia Gloire de Montpellier isolate 1030 chromosome 8, EGFV_Vit.rip_1.0, whole genome shotgun sequence genome encodes these proteins:
- the LOC117921099 gene encoding pathogenesis-related protein 1C, protein MRAAEGKTKKTRRGPQHSQSQRNNPRTAMPMSKAPIIAVVIILASLLLDAVWAQEPSPTNGTAAKRKLSLGSMAREFVLAHNVVRAHYQEPPFKWDRGLARYARRFASKRVADCLMIHSFGPYGENIFWGMRDHWTPTDVVESWAKEHKYYNKDTNQCTQGQMCGHYTQIVWRDSVRLGCARVNCLNGGMYAICSYDPPGNYINENPFDSKWNSDWDDEPEPDSSTTPPTSIDPPSPPSPPAAQPSQT, encoded by the coding sequence ATGAGAGCCGCCGAAGGAAAAACCAAGAAAACCAGGAGAGGACCGCAGCATAGCCAAAGCCAAAGAAACAACCCAAGAACAGCAATGCCGATGTCGAAAGCTCCAATCATCGCAGTCGTTATCATATTGGCGAGTCTCCTATTAGACGCCGTGTGGGCACAAGAACCATCTCCAACCAACGGAACGGCGGCAAAACGGAAGCTATCTCTGGGAAGTATGGCGCGGGAATTTGTACTGGCCCACAACGTGGTCCGCGCCCACTACCAGGAACCGCCTTTCAAATGGGACAGGGGCCTAGCCCGGTACGCGCGACGCTTCGCCTCGAAGCGCGTAGCTGATTGCCTGATGATACACTCGTTTGGGCCGTACGGAGAGAACATATTCTGGGGTATGCGGGATCACTGGACTCCAACAGATGTGGTGGAGTCATGGGCGAAAGAGCACAAGTACTACAATAAGGACACCAACCAGTGCACACAGGGCCAAATGTGTGGCCACTACACCCAGATTGTGTGGAGGGATAGCGTTCGATTGGGCTGCGCCCGTGTGAATTGCCTCAATGGAGGTATGTACGCTATCTGTTCCTACGATCCTCCGGGCAATTATATTAACGAGAACCCTTTTGACAGCAAATGGAACTCCGATTGGGACGACGAACCAGAGCCAGATTCCTCCACCACTCCACCAACTTCAATTGACCCTCCTTCCCCACCCTCACCACCTGCCGCTCAGCCCTCCCAAACTTAG